Genomic segment of Syntrophorhabdaceae bacterium:
CATCACTGCTTTGCGATATCCACCATAAGATGCTGCTATTGATGCCGTCCGATGACTGTCCAACGCGGGGCAATTGCAGGGTCCGGGCTCAGCCGCCAGAGGACAGGCAATCGTTTTTCTGCTACAATTGAGTCTGAAGGAAGGATACATCAATAACGCCACGGCTGGAATGGAGGCGACCTTGGAAAAGCAACCTGCGTTTCATGCAACAAATGCGGTTTGGGTTTGTCCAGAAACCTGCCTTTGGCCTGCTACGTCAAAGAATAATGGAGCATTCCGTGATGAGGCCCGGGATGCATGACCGCCGCCGGCAGACCTTCCGCCCGCTGGTGTTGCAGCGTGGAATCCGATGGGGGTTTTCCCCGGTGCGCACCCCTGTATATGGAAGCCGCCATTTTAGCCCTTGCAAATTACGTGAAGCTGCAGGAGAATTGAAACGATGACGGCGTAAACGGAAGCCGCCCGGTACTTTGATCGGGGATTCGAAACCTCGGGGAGGTTGATCATGCCGCAGATCCCGCCGTTCTATCTTGAGATACTGCAAAAGGTCGTCAGTTCGGTTATCATTGCCTGCCTTGCCATCGTTGTGAGCCGTATGGCGGGAAGGCTTCTGAAAAAGCGCGTGAAAGATGCGTCTGAAATACAGACGTTGAGCGTGCTTGTCCGCAAGATCACATACATTTCCGCCGCCGTGATAATTCTCGTGGTGATCTTCGGGTTGGGAAGCAATTTTGCGACCATTATCGGCATCCTGGGAGCGGGCGTTGCCTTTGCTTCACAGGAGGTGATAGGCTCCTTTGCCGGTTACCTGAACATAATCACCGGCAGCATATTCAGGATCGGTGACAGGATAAGGATAGGCAACGTCATTGGGGATGTTCTCGACATCAGTTTGCTGCGAACAACGGTCATGGAGATCGGTGAATGGGTGAAGGCCGACCAGTATACGGGCAGGGTGGTAAGCGTGGCAAACCGCGTGGTCTTCTCCGACCCCGTTTTCAACTACACACAGCACTCACATTACCTCTGGGACGAGATCATGGTCCCCGTTACCTATGATACCAATTGGCGCCGCGCCGTCGAGATCATACTGGCAAAAGGACAGGAACTGACACAGGGATTTCATGCTGAGGCAAAGATGGAGTTCGAGGAGATGGCAAGGAAATATCCCTCCCTCCACTCGGTGCCCGTTGAACCATCCGTCTACATTGCCATGACGGACAACTGGATTGAACTGACATTGCGTTATATCGCCGAAGCACGGGAGCGCAGATCGATAAAAGGGCAGATCCACGGTGAGCTTCTCAAGTCTTTCGGCGAAGAACCGGAGATCACGGTGGCATCGGTGACCGTCGATATAGTAAGAATCCCACCGTTAAAGATCAGCAATCCTGCTTCTCCGGGTAGCGGTCCCTGATACCGGTCAAGCCTTCAGCGGGGAAACGGTTCCGGTTCCCCCCCTTGGCCCGGGGCGCGGCACAAAGATTTGCTTTTTGGGTGTGAAAGGGTGGACAATAGGGCGAGGTTCACACCATGGTAGTTCCAATATTCCTTCCCCATTCAGGCTGCGGGCAGCGGTGCATCTACTGCCACCAGGGTTATATAACCGACATAGGCGTTGGGGATCTCAAGACAAGGATTGACAGTGCGCTCAAGGGCCGTCGCGAGGTTTGCGAGGTCGGTCTCTTCGGGGGGAACATCTTCGGGATAGAGCCCGCCTCCCTGGAGGGGCTTTTTTCTTTGTTCGCCGAGCACCGCAATGTTATAAGCGGTTTCCGCCTCTCCACGAAGCCGGTTCCTCTCGTGGACGAGACCATCGACATCCTCAAGAGAAACGGGGTGGATCTTATCGAACTCGGCATTCCCACCTTCAACGATGCCATTCTTGCCGCCGTCAACAGGGACCATACGGCGCAAGACCTTTATTGCGCGTATGAAAGATTGGGCGGCGAGGGGTTCAGGCTCGCCCTTCAGTTCATGGTGGGCCTGCCCGGCGAGACAATGAGCGATATCGAAAGAACGGTAGAGGACATGGTGAGGCTGAGGCCGGAATACATTCGGATCTATCCCCTTGTAATTCTCAGGAACACACCCCTCTACGGCCTTTATGAAAGGGGAGATTTCAAGCCCATATCCTTTGATGATGCCCTCGAAAGGGCCTGTTTTATCTATGTCAATGCGTTAAGACATGACATTGATGTTGCCAACGTGGGCCTCACGGACAATGAAATGGTGAGCGGCATGGTGGCGGGGGGATTCTATCATCCGGCTTACGGCCTTCTCGTGCAGTCGCGGATATTTCGGGGGGCCCTGGAAACCGCCCTTGGCAAGCTGACCTGTCCGAAAGAGGTGACCGTGACCCTCCACAAGAACGATATCCCCCTGCTTGTGGGACACAGGCGAGAGAACCTGAGATGGTTCTCCACGCTGGGAATAGCCCTCCGCTGGGACCCTTCGGGAACCGAACGGGGCGCTTTTGAGCTCGTAAGCGGGAGGGAAAGAGTAAAGGGTAAGGCAACGGGGAGAAGACGGAAAGAAGCGAATGGCCAATCGACCAGATCAGAATAACATACAAAGGTTCTTCACTGCTTGTTTCTCTTCTCCACATACATCAGTGTGTCTGCCTGAGTCATAAGTTCATCCAGGGAACAGGGTCTTTCGGGGTCATAGCGTGCTATGCCTATGCTCAGGGAGAGCGTGTAGTTTCTCCCCTCGGGCCTGTTGTAATTATCAAGTGTTTTCTGCAGGCGGTCCGTGAGGACTTCCCTGGCCTCATCGGTGGTATCTATTGTCAGGATGGCAAACTCGTCTCCGCCCATCCTTCCTATGATATCCGATTCCCTGAACACCTCCTTAAAGATCGCCGCAACTTCAACAAGCGCCATGTCGCCCGCCTGGTGGCCCAGTGTGTCATTGATCTCTTTCATCCTGTCCAGATCGGCAAAGAAGAGCAGCATATCTTTTTTTGTCCTCTCTGCTATCTTCAGCTGCTTCCCGGAGAGGGTGATGAATCCGCGCCTGTTGTACAGGCCCGTGAGCTCATCCGTGAGTGAGACGGTTTGGAGCTGCCGCTCAAGGCGCTTCTGTTCGGTGATGTCATCGCAGTTCATGATCTGCTCCCCTGTCTCGAGCTGGACAGGAATGAAGTTGATGATCTTTTCCGTACCGTCCTTGCAGTTCACCTTGAATATCCTTGGTCTTTTTTGACCCACCTTTGCCCGTTTCAGGTCTTCCACCCAGGCGGAGATAACTGTTTTGCGGTATTCGGGGTCGGGGTATGCCTTTTGGAACCATGCCCGCCCGTCAGGGATATCCTCCGTGCCATATCCGAACATCTCTTTGAACCTTGGATTGATGTAGGTAAAATGTCCCTTTGTATCGATCATGACCATTCCAAGGGGTGTGCTCTCGGAAAGGGTTAGAAACTTGTTCTTCTCGTTAAGAAGCGTTTCTTTGATATGCTTGCTTTCGGTGATGTCGATGGCAATTTCCAAACGAACCAGGCGTCCGTCGGTCCAGCGGATAGCCTGGTCCCGGCAGTTATACCATCTGCCGTTCTTTGTGTTCTGAAATTCCCAGCGATACACGCCCGTCGGGACTCCGGTACCCGACAGCAGCCGCTTGTTCGTGCAGAATTTGCATGGCCCATCCTGCCCTTTCTGGAGCGCCTCCCAGCATCTTTTCCCACCGATATCACCCCATTCTTTGCGGCCGTACTTGTTCAAGAACAAGAGCTCGTAAGAATCGAAGTCTGCCACATACACAAGGGCGTCAATGCTGTCCAGCACGGCCGTAAGGCGTATTTGATCATTTACCAGGCGTATTTGATCATTTTCGAGGGCCTCTTCCAAACGCTTGCGGTCGGTGATGTCTCTTACTGCTGCAAGAATGGCATCGGTATTATTCAGCATTATTTTTCTGAGAAACACCTCAGCAGAAAAAGTCCTGCCATCCTTGGGACGACGCGCCTTCCATTCAAAGATCCTCTCCTGCCCTCTCATGACAGCTTCCCATATTGCAGACAGGGTGTTTATAGGATTGTCCCGGGCGGAAAAATCCTTTTCAATGGTCATGGTGATAGCATCTTCACGGCATACCCCGTACATTTCGAGCACCTTGCTGTTCACATCGATGATTTTTCCATCTATGTTGTGAATAAAGATAGCATCATTGACACTATCCAATATTGTGCGGAGGTTACCCTCCGAAGTCTTCAGGGCTTCTTCGGCCAGCTTGCGGTCGGTAATGTCGTGGAAGATGCCCATAATGTAAGGAATGTCCCCAACGGCAATGCCGGTAGAGCCTATATCGGCATAGAAGATCGACCCGTCTTTTCTCAATACCGGCAGGTCCTCGGCAAGCGTCTTCTCCCCTTTTGCCTGCTTTTCAAACTCATCAAGAACCCGGGAGATATCCTCCGTGGGGTGGATATCATAGATGGTAAGATTTCTAATCTCCTCCTTTGTGTACCCCAGCATGGTACATATGGCAGCGTTTCCCTGAAGAAATGATTTCGTTATAGGATTAGCAAGAAGTATGCCGTCACTGGCATTATCAAAAATTGCCTTGAATTTCTCCTCGCTCTGCTTGCGCTCGGTGATGTCAAGGTTACTGCCTCGCCGTCCCAGGTAATCGCCGGTGTGACTGTATACGGCCTGGCACACGTGACCGATCCAACGCTCTTGACCGTCACGGGTGATGATACGAAAATCGAGTGCGGAAACATCGGATTTGTCCTGCAATGCGTCGTGAATATGGCTGGCCAGCAGGTGCTTGTCATCGGGATGAATGATATTTACCAGCAGCTCTGGATTTTGAAGAAATTCCTCAGCCCGATAACCGGAAATGCGCTCACAGGCAGGAGAAACATACACATATTTATTATCGGGGGCGAGCCAGTATTCCCAGGCATAGGTGAAGTCGGCAACTTTGCGATATCTCTCTTCGCTTTCCTGCAGTGCCTCCTCCGCCCGCTGGCGGTCTGATTCCGATTGTTCCAACTCTCTGATTCTCTGTTTTAAGAAGGAGATTTTTTCGATCAGGCCTGAAGCTGTTCCGGATGGATCTTTCATCTGGCCCCTTGTGGTGATGAATAGTGCCAATATATATTGTCAATATTATAGTAGATACGCAGAGTTGTCAATTGCGTGCCCCTGTAAAACATAATATGGATGACCGGAATTAATATTGGTTTCCATGTGGGGCAACATGTGAATGAGAAAAAGACTTTTGACGTGATCACTGGAATTTGGGAGATTGGTCGTTGTTTTCTAAATCCACGTTCTGATGAATTTGAAAAGGTAGTCGATCTTGAATATTCTCGAGGGTTCCAGGGAAAGGGCTTTTCGGTAGTGCTCCCGGGCCAGTTTCAGGTCTCCCGAGCGGTAAAATCTGCGGAACAGCTCGAAACAGCGATCGGCCGTGAATGCCGCCCGTATGTGGTCTAACCGGCCTTCAAAGCAGGGGTCGTCGAAGATGGCATCAACAAGGCCCATGCCCTGTTTCTTGAGATTCGGTATGTTATGGCGGAGGCTGTCGGGATGGCTGAAGGAGACAGCGGTCGGTCTTGAGAGGAAGCACCCCTTCCTTTCAAAAAATACTTTCGAAAAAAAGACGAGGTCCTCGCCGTTGTTGAGATCGATGGCGAACTCAAACTTTCTGGCGTGGCTCCCCCTCATCAGCACCGCCGATGTCGTGTAGGGTATGCGCTTGAGAAGAAGGTCTTCGCACAGCCCCCTGGATATAATATCCCTGCCTCCCTCGCCAGGGCGGAAAGACGTCCTGCCCGTGTCGTCCACCGAGCGGGCCGTTGTGGTCACGAAATCTATGTCCCCGTCGTCGAGCATGACGGCGAGGCGTGTCTCAACCGAGTCGTCGGTGAGATATTCGTCCGCGTCGAGAAAGCCAATGAAGTCTCCCTTCGCCAGCTTGAGACCCTTGTTGCGGGCGGCGGAAACACCCTGGTTCTCCTGATAATGGTACACGACCCTGGGGTCGTCGATCTCTTTCACCATCTTTCCGGTAGCGTCCGTAGAACCGTCATCAATGATGATGATCTCGAGGTTCCCGTAGGACTGGGTCATGCAGGACTCGATGGCCCGGGGCAGGTATTGCGCGTAATTATATGTGGGTATGATTATGGATACGAGAGGACTGTCCTTCGACATTGCTCATCGCCCTCTTTTTTCTTCCAGGGCCCGCAAAAGCACCGCTTCCATCTCGTCGGCGTTCCGGTCCATGGTGAAGGATTCCATCTTCCTCCGGGCGTTTCTCCCCATCGCCTCCTGCCTGGCGGGGTCCGTGAGGGCATGGATGGCCGCGCTCAGGGCTTCGATGTTCTCCGCCTCGTCGATGACGTAGCCCTCGTCGGGAGAGACGAAGGCACAGGCGCCGTTCCAGCGGGTGGTAATGACAGGCAGTCCCGAGGCCATGCCTTCCATCGTGGTCAGGGAACAGGCATCGTAGTAGGTCGGGTGGGCAAGCACATGGGCCTGTCGGTAGACCTCCTCCGGGGCCGATCGCTCTCCCGTGAACGTCACGCGGTCCCGGATGCCCGCCTTGTCGATGAGGCCTGAATACCTGTCTTTCTTTCCCCGGCCCATGATGATGAGGCGCACGTCCTTTCCCTGGCGCACGACGCTTCCCATTGCCGCAAGAAGGGGGGCCAACCCCTTGAGCCTGAAATTGCCCGCGCAGAAAAGGACCGTCGTGGGGCCTTCCGGCCGCTCGGGAGCCGGCCTGAAACGCTCCGTATCGACACCATTGTAGACGATGTCAAAGGCGTTCCTGTCGATGTGGTAGTATGCCGACATGTGGTCCCGGACCATGTCGGAGATGGCCACTATCTTCGTGAATCTGCCGTGTTTCACGGAGTATCCCTCCACCCAGCGCTGGATAGCCTGGTTAAAGCTGTGCCTCAGGAGGAAGGCCTTTATGTTCCGCTCGGCCCCTGCCTCATAACTTGCGATCTCCCGCTCCATCCAGATGGTCTGCACGCCCCCGTGGCTTTGGTAGACGTCGAGGTCAAGGACATTGCCATAGCCAAGCATTATGTCGGGACGGATCCTGTCCAGGGCCTGCCTGTGCGTCAGGGCGAAGGAGAGGTTCCGGCGCCACCGTGGAAAGGAATTCGTGCGCAGGAATACGAGCTTGACACCGGGCGTCTCGACGCCGTGGGCACAGAAGACACAGACCTCATGCCCTTTGCCGGCAAGCCTGCGGGCGAGATCGAAGGTGTAGCGTTCTGCGCCGCCCTTCTTGGGGTCGAAACTGTATATGGCAAGGCCGATCTTCATCTTTTGTCAACCTGCGCTGGCCGGGAACGTAGATAAAAGAGGCTCATGCGCGTTTTTCCATGGTCAGGAGGGACTCGTAGAAACTCTTCACGGCCTTTGCCTGGAGGCGAAAGTTCCATTCCGTGTCCGCGTGCTTTCGGGCGTTCTCGCCAAAGGCGCGCCTCATGCCGGCATTGCTGACGAGAAGCTCCATCTTCCCGGCAAGGTCGGCCGCGTCCCAGGTGCTGACGTAACCGGTCCTGCCGTCTTCGACGAGATCGGGCAGCATTCCCCTGTCGGAAACGATGGCGGGCCGGCCCATGCTCAGGACCTCGCGAAGCGCCCGGCCGCTGCCGTCGCTGCCTGCGCGCATCATAATGTAAAGGTCGAAGGTGTATATGACGGAAAAATAATCCTCGATGCGGTAGCCGGCGATGACGACATCCTTTTCGATACCCAGCTCCCTCAGAGGTTTCATGACGCTCGCCTCTATCTGGGAACTCCTGCCCACGATGACAAGCTTCACCTTGTCCACGCGGGATCTCAGCTCGGCAAAGGCCTTGAGGATGACATCGTAGCCGCGGTCAGGCTTGAGCCTGCCGATGACGCCGATGACGCGTTCGTCGGGTGCGATCCCGAATTCCCCGCGCATGTCCTTTACCGGGCCTTCGTAGGGTGTGATCCCCGGCGGCACGACACGAAGGCGTTCCTCGGGGAAAGCGAACTTTGTCCTGTCGAGCTCGGCGAGCCTCTTGCTGTAGGTTACCAACCCATCCGTTCTCGCCATGGCCCAGGACATGAAGAGGTTCGCGGGCAGTCCGTCACGTTTGTGGTCGGTCCTGACCAGCCGGGGGCGCTTCCTGAAGAATGAGAGCGCCGCCATGGCAGTGTAGTAATCGTGGGACAGGTGGGTGTGGACGATGTCGAACTTTTCCGTCTCCACATAAGGGCTGAATGTTGTAAGGTCATGGTACCAATCGCGGGCGGAGAAGTACCTGT
This window contains:
- a CDS encoding mechanosensitive ion channel, which translates into the protein MPQIPPFYLEILQKVVSSVIIACLAIVVSRMAGRLLKKRVKDASEIQTLSVLVRKITYISAAVIILVVIFGLGSNFATIIGILGAGVAFASQEVIGSFAGYLNIITGSIFRIGDRIRIGNVIGDVLDISLLRTTVMEIGEWVKADQYTGRVVSVANRVVFSDPVFNYTQHSHYLWDEIMVPVTYDTNWRRAVEIILAKGQELTQGFHAEAKMEFEEMARKYPSLHSVPVEPSVYIAMTDNWIELTLRYIAEARERRSIKGQIHGELLKSFGEEPEITVASVTVDIVRIPPLKISNPASPGSGP
- a CDS encoding radical SAM protein: MVVPIFLPHSGCGQRCIYCHQGYITDIGVGDLKTRIDSALKGRREVCEVGLFGGNIFGIEPASLEGLFSLFAEHRNVISGFRLSTKPVPLVDETIDILKRNGVDLIELGIPTFNDAILAAVNRDHTAQDLYCAYERLGGEGFRLALQFMVGLPGETMSDIERTVEDMVRLRPEYIRIYPLVILRNTPLYGLYERGDFKPISFDDALERACFIYVNALRHDIDVANVGLTDNEMVSGMVAGGFYHPAYGLLVQSRIFRGALETALGKLTCPKEVTVTLHKNDIPLLVGHRRENLRWFSTLGIALRWDPSGTERGAFELVSGRERVKGKATGRRRKEANGQSTRSE
- a CDS encoding PAS domain S-box protein, which codes for MKDPSGTASGLIEKISFLKQRIRELEQSESDRQRAEEALQESEERYRKVADFTYAWEYWLAPDNKYVYVSPACERISGYRAEEFLQNPELLVNIIHPDDKHLLASHIHDALQDKSDVSALDFRIITRDGQERWIGHVCQAVYSHTGDYLGRRGSNLDITERKQSEEKFKAIFDNASDGILLANPITKSFLQGNAAICTMLGYTKEEIRNLTIYDIHPTEDISRVLDEFEKQAKGEKTLAEDLPVLRKDGSIFYADIGSTGIAVGDIPYIMGIFHDITDRKLAEEALKTSEGNLRTILDSVNDAIFIHNIDGKIIDVNSKVLEMYGVCREDAITMTIEKDFSARDNPINTLSAIWEAVMRGQERIFEWKARRPKDGRTFSAEVFLRKIMLNNTDAILAAVRDITDRKRLEEALENDQIRLVNDQIRLTAVLDSIDALVYVADFDSYELLFLNKYGRKEWGDIGGKRCWEALQKGQDGPCKFCTNKRLLSGTGVPTGVYRWEFQNTKNGRWYNCRDQAIRWTDGRLVRLEIAIDITESKHIKETLLNEKNKFLTLSESTPLGMVMIDTKGHFTYINPRFKEMFGYGTEDIPDGRAWFQKAYPDPEYRKTVISAWVEDLKRAKVGQKRPRIFKVNCKDGTEKIINFIPVQLETGEQIMNCDDITEQKRLERQLQTVSLTDELTGLYNRRGFITLSGKQLKIAERTKKDMLLFFADLDRMKEINDTLGHQAGDMALVEVAAIFKEVFRESDIIGRMGGDEFAILTIDTTDEAREVLTDRLQKTLDNYNRPEGRNYTLSLSIGIARYDPERPCSLDELMTQADTLMYVEKRNKQ
- a CDS encoding glycosyltransferase family A protein, with translation MSKDSPLVSIIIPTYNYAQYLPRAIESCMTQSYGNLEIIIIDDGSTDATGKMVKEIDDPRVVYHYQENQGVSAARNKGLKLAKGDFIGFLDADEYLTDDSVETRLAVMLDDGDIDFVTTTARSVDDTGRTSFRPGEGGRDIISRGLCEDLLLKRIPYTTSAVLMRGSHARKFEFAIDLNNGEDLVFFSKVFFERKGCFLSRPTAVSFSHPDSLRHNIPNLKKQGMGLVDAIFDDPCFEGRLDHIRAAFTADRCFELFRRFYRSGDLKLAREHYRKALSLEPSRIFKIDYLFKFIRTWI
- a CDS encoding glycosyltransferase family 4 protein, with the translated sequence MKIGLAIYSFDPKKGGAERYTFDLARRLAGKGHEVCVFCAHGVETPGVKLVFLRTNSFPRWRRNLSFALTHRQALDRIRPDIMLGYGNVLDLDVYQSHGGVQTIWMEREIASYEAGAERNIKAFLLRHSFNQAIQRWVEGYSVKHGRFTKIVAISDMVRDHMSAYYHIDRNAFDIVYNGVDTERFRPAPERPEGPTTVLFCAGNFRLKGLAPLLAAMGSVVRQGKDVRLIIMGRGKKDRYSGLIDKAGIRDRVTFTGERSAPEEVYRQAHVLAHPTYYDACSLTTMEGMASGLPVITTRWNGACAFVSPDEGYVIDEAENIEALSAAIHALTDPARQEAMGRNARRKMESFTMDRNADEMEAVLLRALEEKRGR
- a CDS encoding glycosyltransferase family 4 protein, whose product is MKVLHLFSDWKWTGPAEPVLSLCKNLGNEGVDVVLAYRKTPIDFHERTVDKEAMKRGIRCYEGLRLNRYFSARDWYHDLTTFSPYVETEKFDIVHTHLSHDYYTAMAALSFFRKRPRLVRTDHKRDGLPANLFMSWAMARTDGLVTYSKRLAELDRTKFAFPEERLRVVPPGITPYEGPVKDMRGEFGIAPDERVIGVIGRLKPDRGYDVILKAFAELRSRVDKVKLVIVGRSSQIEASVMKPLRELGIEKDVVIAGYRIEDYFSVIYTFDLYIMMRAGSDGSGRALREVLSMGRPAIVSDRGMLPDLVEDGRTGYVSTWDAADLAGKMELLVSNAGMRRAFGENARKHADTEWNFRLQAKAVKSFYESLLTMEKRA